Proteins found in one Papio anubis isolate 15944 chromosome 13, Panubis1.0, whole genome shotgun sequence genomic segment:
- the RUSC2 gene encoding iporin isoform X2: protein MATRPSNANHLSPQALKWREYRRKNPLGPPGLSGILDRRSQEARLARRNPIFEFPGSLSAASHLNCRLNGQAVKPFPLTCPDFQDPFSLTEKPPAEFCLSPDGSSEAISIDLLQKKGLVKAVNTAVDLIVAHFGTSRDPGVKAKLGNSSVSPNVGHLVLKYLCPAVRAVLEDGLKAFVLDVIIGQRKNMPWSVVEASTQLGPSTKVLHGLYNKVSQFPELTSHTMRFNAFILGLLNIRSLEFWFNHLYNHEDIIQTHYQPWGFLSAAHTVCPSLFEELLLLLQPLALLPFSLDLLFQHRLLQSGQQQRQHKELLRVSQDLLLSAHSTLQLARARGQEGPGDMDRAAQGERVKGVGASEGGEEEEEEETEEVAEAAGGSGRGRWARGGQAGWWYQLMQSSQVYIDGSTEGSRFPRGSSNSSSEKKKGAGGGGPPQAPPPREGVVEGAEACPASEEALGRERGWPFWMGSPPDSVLAELRRSREREGPAAPPAENEEGASEPSPGGIKWGHLFGSRKAQREARPTNRLPSDWLSLDKSMFQLVAQTVGARREPEPKESLQEPHSPALPSSPPCEVQALCHHLATGPGQLSFHKGDILRVLGQAGGDWLRCSRGPDSGLVPLAYVTLTPTPSPTPGSSQN, encoded by the exons ATGGCCACCAGGCCCAGTAATG CCAACCACCTATCCCCTCAAGCCCTTAAGTGGCGGGAATACAGGAGGAAGAACCCACTAGGGCCACCTGGTTTGTCAGGGATCCTAGACCGAAGATCACAAGAAGCTCGGCTGGCCCGAAGAAACCCTATCTTTGAGTTCCCTGGCTCCCTCAGTGCTGCCAGCCATCTGAACTGCCGGCTGAATG gCCAAGCAGTGAAGCCGTTTCCACTGACCTGCCCTGACTTCCAGGACCCCTTTTCCTTGACAGAGAAGCCTCCAGCTGAGTTTTGTCTGTCCCCAGATGGCAGCTCAGAGGCCATTTCCATTGACCTGCTTCAGAAAAAAG GGCTGGTAAAAGCTGTTAACACTGCTGTGGACCTCATTGTGGCCCATTTTGGCACAAGCCGGGATCCCGGGGTGAAG GCAAAGCTGGGAAACAGTTCTGTGAGCCCCAATGTGGGCCACCTGGTTCTGAAGTACTTGTGCCCTGCTGTCCGCGCTGTGCTGGAGGATGGGCTCAAGGCCTTTGTACTGGACGTCATCATCGGGCAGCGTAAGAACATGCCATGGAGTGTGGTTGAGGCTTCCACACAGCTAG GCCCATCCACCAAGGTCCTGCATGGCCTCTACAACAAAGTCAGCCAATTCCCAGAGCTCACCAGTCATACCATGCGCTTCAACGCCTTCATCCTCGGCCTGCTCAA CATCCGGTCCCTGGAGTTCTGGTTTAATCACCTCTATAACCACGAAG ACATCATCCAGACCCACTACCAGCCCTGGGGCTTCCTGAGTGCAGCTCATACCGTGTGTCCCAGCCTCTTtgaggagctgctgctgctgctacagcCCCTGGCCCTGCTGCCCTTCAGCCTTGACTTGCTATTCCAGCACCGGCTGCTGCAAAGTgggcagcagcagcggcagcacaAGGAACTGCTGCGGGTGTCCCAGGACCTGCTGCTGTCTGCCCACTCCACGCTGCAGCTGGCCCGGGCCCGGGGCCAGGAGGGCCCTGGAGACATGGACAGGGCAGCCCAAGGGGAGCGGGTGAAGGGCGTGGGTGCCTCAGAaggtggagaagaggaagaggaagaagagacagaagaggtGGCAGAGGCAGCCGGGGGCTCAGGGCGTGGCAGGTGGGCCCGAGGTGGGCAGGCCGGCTGGTGGTACCAGCTGATGCAGAGCTCCCAGGTCTACATTGATGGCTCCACTGAGGGTTCCAGGTTCCCTCGTGGTAGCAGCAATAGCAgcagtgagaaaaagaaaggggcaggaggtggggggcCTCCCCAGGCTCCACCACCCCGAGAGGGAGTAGTGGAGGGGGCTGAGGCCTGCCCTGCCTCTGAGGAGGCCCTGGGCCGGGAAAGGGGTTGGCCCTTCTGGATGGGGAGCCCCCCTGACTCTGTGCTGGCTGAGCTGAGGCGCAGTCGGGAGAGGGAAGGGCCTGCTGCCCCACCAGCAGAAAATGAGGAAGGGGCCTCAGAGCCTTCACCTGGAGGCATCAAGTGGGGACACCTCTTTGGCTCCCGAAAAGCCCAGCGGGAGGCCCGGCCCACAAACAG GCTCCCCTCGGACTGGCTGAGCCTGGACAAGTCCATGTTCCAACTAGTGGCACAGACAGTGGGTGCCCGCCGGGAGCCAGAGCCCAAAGAGAGCCTGCAGGAGCCACActctccagccctgccctccagccCTCCATG TGAGGTGCAGGCACTGTGCCACCACCTGGCCACCGGCCCTGGACAGCTGAGCTTCCACAAAGGAGACATCCTACGAGTGCTGGGGCAAGCTGGAGGAGACTGGCTGCGCTGCAGCCGTGGCCCTGACTCTGGCCTGGTGCCCCTGGCCTACGTGACATTGACCCCAACTCCAAGTCCAACCCCTGGAAGCAGCCAAAACTGA
- the FAM166B gene encoding protein FAM166B isoform X3 — MYTLLSPERPGLQRSLLLPLGMAGQDDSGEWVSLCCRYTGHCPLLRFSMGQTYGQVTGQLLRDPPGLAWPPVHRTLLPPIRPPRSPEVPRESLPLRHGHKRLSSSMIPGYTGFVPRAQFIFAKNCSQVWAEALSDFTHLHGKQGSEELPKEAKGRKDTEKDQVPEPEGQLEEQPALEVVEQASPYSMDDRDPRKFTSAFLCSATRHCRNLDRSTHQAVPRRTPNISPHFPGHTLRTWVFYLTMGAMCQGISSSLATHLAISPMMLWASAPSRSSSWLRPLDIKFPSLFILSQPSFWKGERWVGGA, encoded by the exons ATGTATACACTGCTGAGTCCAGAAAGACCAGGGCTCCAGAGGTCTCTGCTTCTGCCTCTGGGGATGGCGGGGCAGGACGATTCTGGTGAGTGGGTGAGTCTGTGCTGCAGGTACACTGGACACTGCCCACTACTTCGGTTCAGCATGGGCCAGACCTATGGGCAGGTGACTGGTCAGCTACTTCGAGACCCTCCTGGGCTAGCCTGGCCCCCTGTCCACCGCACACTTCTGCCTCCCATTCGGCCTCCAAGATCTCCTGAGGTTCCCAGGGAGAGCCTACCTCTCAGGCATGGGCATAAAAGGCTCAGCTCCAGCATGATCCCTGGGTACACAG GTTTTGTACCCCGGGCACAGTTCATCTTTGCCAAGAACTGCAGCCAGGTCTGGGCCGAGGCTCTGAGTGACTTTACTCACTTGCATGGAAAGCAAGGGAGTGAAGAGCTGCCAAAGGAGGCCAAGGGAAGAAAGGACACAGAGAAGGACCAGGTACCAGAGCCAGAGGGGCAGCTGGAGGAGCAGCCAGCACTGGAGGTGGTGGAACAA GCTTCTCCCTACTCCATGGATGACAGGGATCCTCGCAAGTTCACGTCAG CTTTCCTGTGCTCAGCAACCAGGCACTGCAGGAATCTGGACAGAAGCACTCACCAGGCAGTGCCCAGAAGGACCCCAAATATCTCCCCCCACTTCCCAGGACATACCCTCAGAACCTGGGTCTTTTACCTAACTATGGGGGCTATGTGCCAG GGTATAAGTTCCAGTTTGGCCACACATTTGGCCATCTCACCCATGATGCTCTGGGCCTCAGCACCTTCCAGAAGCAGCTCTTGGCTTAGGCCCCTGGATATCAAGTTCCCTTCCCTTTTCATCCTATCCCAGCCATCGTTTTGGAAGGGAGAAAGGTGGGTGGGAGGAGCATAA
- the FAM166B gene encoding protein FAM166B isoform X7, whose amino-acid sequence MAVASTFIPGLNPQNPHYIPGYTGHCPLLRFSMGQTYGQVTGQLLRDPPGLAWPPVHRTLLPPIRPPRSPEVPRESLPLRHGHKRLSSSMIPGYTGFVPRAQFIFAKNCSQVWAEALSDFTHLHGKQGSEELPKEAKGRKDTEKDQVPEPEGQLEEQPALEVVEQASPYSMDDRDPRKFTSGFTGYVPRARFLFGSSFPVLSNQALQESGQKHSPGSAQKDPKYLPPLPRTYPQNLGLLPNYGGYVPGYKFQFGHTFGHLTHDALGLSTFQKQLLA is encoded by the exons ATGGCTGTGGCCAGCACCTTCATACCAGGGCTCAACCCTCAGAACCCTCATTATATCCCGGG GTACACTGGACACTGCCCACTACTTCGGTTCAGCATGGGCCAGACCTATGGGCAGGTGACTGGTCAGCTACTTCGAGACCCTCCTGGGCTAGCCTGGCCCCCTGTCCACCGCACACTTCTGCCTCCCATTCGGCCTCCAAGATCTCCTGAGGTTCCCAGGGAGAGCCTACCTCTCAGGCATGGGCATAAAAGGCTCAGCTCCAGCATGATCCCTGGGTACACAG GTTTTGTACCCCGGGCACAGTTCATCTTTGCCAAGAACTGCAGCCAGGTCTGGGCCGAGGCTCTGAGTGACTTTACTCACTTGCATGGAAAGCAAGGGAGTGAAGAGCTGCCAAAGGAGGCCAAGGGAAGAAAGGACACAGAGAAGGACCAGGTACCAGAGCCAGAGGGGCAGCTGGAGGAGCAGCCAGCACTGGAGGTGGTGGAACAA GCTTCTCCCTACTCCATGGATGACAGGGATCCTCGCAAGTTCACGTCAG GCTTCACCGGCTATGTGCCCCGCGCCCGCTTCCTCTTCGGCTCCAGCTTTCCTGTGCTCAGCAACCAGGCACTGCAGGAATCTGGACAGAAGCACTCACCAGGCAGTGCCCAGAAGGACCCCAAATATCTCCCCCCACTTCCCAGGACATACCCTCAGAACCTGGGTCTTTTACCTAACTATGGGGGCTATGTGCCAG GGTATAAGTTCCAGTTTGGCCACACATTTGGCCATCTCACCCATGATGCTCTGGGCCTCAGCACCTTCCAGAAGCAGCTCTTGGCTTAG
- the FAM166B gene encoding protein FAM166B isoform X6, whose product MYTLLSPERPGLQRSLLLPLGMAGQDDSGEWVSLCCRYTGHCPLLRFSMGQTYGQVTGQLLRDPPGLAWPPVHRTLLPPIRPPRSPEVPRESLPLRHGHKRLSSSMIPGYTGFVPRAQFIFAKNCSQVWAEALSDFTHLHGKQGSEELPKEAKGRKDTEKDQVPEPEGQLEEQPALEVVEQASPYSMDDRDPRKFTSGFTGYVPRARFLFGSSFPVLSNQALQESGQKHSPGSAQKDPKYLPPLPRTYPQNLGLLPNYGGYVPGYKFQFGHTFGHLTHDALGLSTFQKQLLA is encoded by the exons ATGTATACACTGCTGAGTCCAGAAAGACCAGGGCTCCAGAGGTCTCTGCTTCTGCCTCTGGGGATGGCGGGGCAGGACGATTCTGGTGAGTGGGTGAGTCTGTGCTGCAGGTACACTGGACACTGCCCACTACTTCGGTTCAGCATGGGCCAGACCTATGGGCAGGTGACTGGTCAGCTACTTCGAGACCCTCCTGGGCTAGCCTGGCCCCCTGTCCACCGCACACTTCTGCCTCCCATTCGGCCTCCAAGATCTCCTGAGGTTCCCAGGGAGAGCCTACCTCTCAGGCATGGGCATAAAAGGCTCAGCTCCAGCATGATCCCTGGGTACACAG GTTTTGTACCCCGGGCACAGTTCATCTTTGCCAAGAACTGCAGCCAGGTCTGGGCCGAGGCTCTGAGTGACTTTACTCACTTGCATGGAAAGCAAGGGAGTGAAGAGCTGCCAAAGGAGGCCAAGGGAAGAAAGGACACAGAGAAGGACCAGGTACCAGAGCCAGAGGGGCAGCTGGAGGAGCAGCCAGCACTGGAGGTGGTGGAACAA GCTTCTCCCTACTCCATGGATGACAGGGATCCTCGCAAGTTCACGTCAG GCTTCACCGGCTATGTGCCCCGCGCCCGCTTCCTCTTCGGCTCCAGCTTTCCTGTGCTCAGCAACCAGGCACTGCAGGAATCTGGACAGAAGCACTCACCAGGCAGTGCCCAGAAGGACCCCAAATATCTCCCCCCACTTCCCAGGACATACCCTCAGAACCTGGGTCTTTTACCTAACTATGGGGGCTATGTGCCAG GGTATAAGTTCCAGTTTGGCCACACATTTGGCCATCTCACCCATGATGCTCTGGGCCTCAGCACCTTCCAGAAGCAGCTCTTGGCTTAG
- the FAM166B gene encoding protein FAM166B isoform X1, whose product MYTLLSPERPGLQRSLLLPLGMAGQDDSGEWVSLCCRYTGHCPLLRFSMGQTYGQVTGQLLRDPPGLAWPPVHRTLLPPIRPPRSPEVPRESLPLRHGHKRLSSSMIPGYTGFVPRAQFIFAKNCSQVWAEALSDFTHLHGKQGSEELPKEAKGRKDTEKDQVPEPEGQLEEQPALEVVEQASPYSMDDRDPRKFTSGFTGYVPRARFLFGSSFPVLSNQALQESGQKHSPGSAQKDPKYLPPLPRTYPQNLGLLPNYGGYVPGEKSPQGGFGDWNVCVGMGVGWFVGVGTDRYGRAQIMWFSFIIRQKRKLR is encoded by the exons ATGTATACACTGCTGAGTCCAGAAAGACCAGGGCTCCAGAGGTCTCTGCTTCTGCCTCTGGGGATGGCGGGGCAGGACGATTCTGGTGAGTGGGTGAGTCTGTGCTGCAGGTACACTGGACACTGCCCACTACTTCGGTTCAGCATGGGCCAGACCTATGGGCAGGTGACTGGTCAGCTACTTCGAGACCCTCCTGGGCTAGCCTGGCCCCCTGTCCACCGCACACTTCTGCCTCCCATTCGGCCTCCAAGATCTCCTGAGGTTCCCAGGGAGAGCCTACCTCTCAGGCATGGGCATAAAAGGCTCAGCTCCAGCATGATCCCTGGGTACACAG GTTTTGTACCCCGGGCACAGTTCATCTTTGCCAAGAACTGCAGCCAGGTCTGGGCCGAGGCTCTGAGTGACTTTACTCACTTGCATGGAAAGCAAGGGAGTGAAGAGCTGCCAAAGGAGGCCAAGGGAAGAAAGGACACAGAGAAGGACCAGGTACCAGAGCCAGAGGGGCAGCTGGAGGAGCAGCCAGCACTGGAGGTGGTGGAACAA GCTTCTCCCTACTCCATGGATGACAGGGATCCTCGCAAGTTCACGTCAG GCTTCACCGGCTATGTGCCCCGCGCCCGCTTCCTCTTCGGCTCCAGCTTTCCTGTGCTCAGCAACCAGGCACTGCAGGAATCTGGACAGAAGCACTCACCAGGCAGTGCCCAGAAGGACCCCAAATATCTCCCCCCACTTCCCAGGACATACCCTCAGAACCTGGGTCTTTTACCTAACTATGGGGGCTATGTGCCAGGTGAGAAGAGCCCCCAGGGAGGCTTTGGGGACTGGAATGTTTGTGTGGGTATGGGGGTGGGGTGGTTTGTGGGGGTTGGAACTGATAGATATGGGAGGGCTCAGATCATGTGGTTCAGCTTTATCATTaggcagaaaaggaaactgaggtag
- the FAM166B gene encoding protein FAM166B isoform X5, which produces MYTLLSPERPGLQRSLLLPLGMAGQDDSGEWVSLCCRYTGHCPLLRFSMGQTYGQVTGQLLRDPPGLAWPPVHRTLLPPIRPPRSPEVPRESLPLRHGHKRLSSSMIPGYTGFVPRAQFIFAKNCSQVWAEALSDFTHLHGKQGSEELPKEAKGRKDTEKDQASPYSMDDRDPRKFTSGFTGYVPRARFLFGSSFPVLSNQALQESGQKHSPGSAQKDPKYLPPLPRTYPQNLGLLPNYGGYVPGEKSPQGGFGDWNVCVGMGVGWFVGVGTDRYGRAQIMWFSFIIRQKRKLR; this is translated from the exons ATGTATACACTGCTGAGTCCAGAAAGACCAGGGCTCCAGAGGTCTCTGCTTCTGCCTCTGGGGATGGCGGGGCAGGACGATTCTGGTGAGTGGGTGAGTCTGTGCTGCAGGTACACTGGACACTGCCCACTACTTCGGTTCAGCATGGGCCAGACCTATGGGCAGGTGACTGGTCAGCTACTTCGAGACCCTCCTGGGCTAGCCTGGCCCCCTGTCCACCGCACACTTCTGCCTCCCATTCGGCCTCCAAGATCTCCTGAGGTTCCCAGGGAGAGCCTACCTCTCAGGCATGGGCATAAAAGGCTCAGCTCCAGCATGATCCCTGGGTACACAG GTTTTGTACCCCGGGCACAGTTCATCTTTGCCAAGAACTGCAGCCAGGTCTGGGCCGAGGCTCTGAGTGACTTTACTCACTTGCATGGAAAGCAAGGGAGTGAAGAGCTGCCAAAGGAGGCCAAGGGAAGAAAGGACACAGAGAAGGACCAG GCTTCTCCCTACTCCATGGATGACAGGGATCCTCGCAAGTTCACGTCAG GCTTCACCGGCTATGTGCCCCGCGCCCGCTTCCTCTTCGGCTCCAGCTTTCCTGTGCTCAGCAACCAGGCACTGCAGGAATCTGGACAGAAGCACTCACCAGGCAGTGCCCAGAAGGACCCCAAATATCTCCCCCCACTTCCCAGGACATACCCTCAGAACCTGGGTCTTTTACCTAACTATGGGGGCTATGTGCCAGGTGAGAAGAGCCCCCAGGGAGGCTTTGGGGACTGGAATGTTTGTGTGGGTATGGGGGTGGGGTGGTTTGTGGGGGTTGGAACTGATAGATATGGGAGGGCTCAGATCATGTGGTTCAGCTTTATCATTaggcagaaaaggaaactgaggtag
- the FAM166B gene encoding protein FAM166B isoform X4 has protein sequence MAVASTFIPGLNPQNPHYIPGYTGHCPLLRFSMGQTYGQVTGQLLRDPPGLAWPPVHRTLLPPIRPPRSPEVPRESLPLRHGHKRLSSSMIPGYTGFVPRAQFIFAKNCSQVWAEALSDFTHLHGKQGSEELPKEAKGRKDTEKDQVPEPEGQLEEQPALEVVEQASPYSMDDRDPRKFTSGFTGYVPRARFLFGSSFPVLSNQALQESGQKHSPGSAQKDPKYLPPLPRTYPQNLGLLPNYGGYVPGEKSPQGGFGDWNVCVGMGVGWFVGVGTDRYGRAQIMWFSFIIRQKRKLR, from the exons ATGGCTGTGGCCAGCACCTTCATACCAGGGCTCAACCCTCAGAACCCTCATTATATCCCGGG GTACACTGGACACTGCCCACTACTTCGGTTCAGCATGGGCCAGACCTATGGGCAGGTGACTGGTCAGCTACTTCGAGACCCTCCTGGGCTAGCCTGGCCCCCTGTCCACCGCACACTTCTGCCTCCCATTCGGCCTCCAAGATCTCCTGAGGTTCCCAGGGAGAGCCTACCTCTCAGGCATGGGCATAAAAGGCTCAGCTCCAGCATGATCCCTGGGTACACAG GTTTTGTACCCCGGGCACAGTTCATCTTTGCCAAGAACTGCAGCCAGGTCTGGGCCGAGGCTCTGAGTGACTTTACTCACTTGCATGGAAAGCAAGGGAGTGAAGAGCTGCCAAAGGAGGCCAAGGGAAGAAAGGACACAGAGAAGGACCAGGTACCAGAGCCAGAGGGGCAGCTGGAGGAGCAGCCAGCACTGGAGGTGGTGGAACAA GCTTCTCCCTACTCCATGGATGACAGGGATCCTCGCAAGTTCACGTCAG GCTTCACCGGCTATGTGCCCCGCGCCCGCTTCCTCTTCGGCTCCAGCTTTCCTGTGCTCAGCAACCAGGCACTGCAGGAATCTGGACAGAAGCACTCACCAGGCAGTGCCCAGAAGGACCCCAAATATCTCCCCCCACTTCCCAGGACATACCCTCAGAACCTGGGTCTTTTACCTAACTATGGGGGCTATGTGCCAGGTGAGAAGAGCCCCCAGGGAGGCTTTGGGGACTGGAATGTTTGTGTGGGTATGGGGGTGGGGTGGTTTGTGGGGGTTGGAACTGATAGATATGGGAGGGCTCAGATCATGTGGTTCAGCTTTATCATTaggcagaaaaggaaactgaggtag